A portion of the Rhodococcus pseudokoreensis genome contains these proteins:
- a CDS encoding phosphotransferase family protein: protein MTWEWTPDTLGALESFLRDRGITEGPLTTAGIGDGHSNLTFLVSDGVRQVIVRRPPPPPIPPGAHDMLREARLVGGLAGSGVPVADVLAVGQTGDVLDVPFYVMDYVAGPVVTTETPSALSAPADRRRIGEALIDTLAALHAVDWQAAGLGDLGRPEGFNERHLRRMGRLVAAEDGTPPPEFADIDAWLGANVPAESGAAIIHNDYRIGNVILAPDSPGRIAAVLDWELATIGDPLFDLGYFLASYPVVGEERTPTEDLGTAVLEDGYPTRDELAQRYAAATGADLSNLNWYTALALWKLAVLYEYGRRRAVAGVGDQYYRDEALVRSFLDAAHRTAELAPSVV, encoded by the coding sequence ATGACCTGGGAATGGACGCCCGACACGCTCGGTGCGCTGGAGTCGTTCCTGCGCGACCGCGGGATCACTGAGGGTCCGCTCACGACCGCGGGGATCGGCGACGGACATTCCAACCTGACGTTCCTCGTTTCGGACGGGGTCCGTCAGGTGATCGTCCGCCGCCCGCCTCCTCCGCCGATTCCACCGGGCGCCCACGACATGCTGCGGGAGGCCCGTCTCGTCGGCGGTCTCGCCGGGAGCGGCGTGCCGGTGGCGGACGTCCTCGCCGTCGGCCAGACCGGCGACGTGCTCGATGTCCCGTTTTATGTGATGGACTACGTCGCCGGGCCGGTGGTCACCACCGAGACCCCGTCCGCGCTGAGTGCGCCGGCGGATCGACGCCGGATCGGGGAGGCGTTGATCGACACGCTCGCCGCACTGCACGCGGTGGACTGGCAGGCCGCCGGCCTGGGCGACCTGGGCCGCCCGGAAGGATTCAACGAACGTCACCTGCGCCGCATGGGCAGGCTGGTCGCGGCCGAGGACGGGACGCCGCCGCCGGAGTTCGCAGACATCGACGCGTGGCTCGGCGCCAATGTGCCCGCCGAATCCGGTGCGGCGATCATCCACAACGACTACCGCATCGGCAACGTCATCCTCGCTCCCGATTCACCGGGACGTATTGCCGCAGTGCTGGACTGGGAGCTCGCGACGATCGGCGACCCGCTGTTCGATCTCGGCTACTTCCTCGCGTCGTATCCCGTCGTGGGGGAGGAACGCACACCGACCGAGGACCTCGGTACCGCCGTGCTCGAGGACGGGTACCCGACCCGGGACGAACTCGCCCAGCGGTACGCGGCGGCCACCGGCGCCGACCTGTCGAACCTGAACTGGTACACGGCGCTGGCCCTGTGGAAGCTGGCGGTGCTGTACGAATACGGGCGGCGCCGCGCCGTCGCCGGAGTCGGCGACCAGTACTACCGCGACGAGGCCCTCGTGCGGTCCTTCCTCGACGCCGCACACCGGACCGCGGAACTGGCGCCGTCGGTGGTGTGA
- a CDS encoding enoyl-CoA hydratase-related protein, with protein sequence MSDFTSDFTDVTYEVENGLAWITINRPERYNAFRARTVDELVKSFKKAWGSSEVGAIALTGAGEKAFCSGGDQKQRMETGDYGPSDSGLFEVEALHRVLRDVPKPVIAAVNGVAVGGGHVLHLLCDLSIAADHAIFGQNGPRVGSFDAGLGTGYLARAIGEKRAREIWFLCRRYSAEQALDWGLVNKVVPGDQLRAEVRAWADEILQLSPTALKVLKQSLNADTEHFIAQGNMAYSTLKLFGESAEAIEGISAFNEKRKPDFSKFRGA encoded by the coding sequence ATGAGTGACTTCACGAGTGACTTCACGGATGTGACGTACGAGGTCGAGAACGGACTTGCCTGGATCACGATCAACCGGCCCGAGCGGTACAACGCGTTCCGTGCGCGGACGGTCGACGAGTTGGTGAAGTCGTTCAAGAAGGCTTGGGGCAGCTCCGAGGTCGGGGCGATCGCGCTCACCGGCGCCGGGGAGAAGGCGTTCTGCTCGGGTGGCGACCAGAAGCAGCGGATGGAGACCGGCGACTACGGCCCGTCCGACAGCGGTTTGTTCGAGGTCGAGGCTCTGCACCGCGTACTCCGCGACGTGCCCAAGCCCGTGATCGCCGCGGTCAACGGTGTCGCGGTCGGTGGCGGCCACGTGCTGCACCTGCTGTGTGATCTGTCCATCGCCGCCGACCACGCGATCTTCGGGCAGAACGGGCCGCGCGTGGGATCGTTCGACGCCGGCCTCGGCACCGGCTACCTGGCGCGGGCCATCGGCGAGAAGCGTGCGCGGGAGATCTGGTTCCTGTGCCGCCGCTACAGTGCCGAGCAGGCCCTCGACTGGGGTCTGGTCAACAAGGTGGTGCCCGGTGACCAGTTGCGGGCCGAGGTCCGTGCGTGGGCCGACGAGATTCTGCAGCTCTCGCCGACGGCGCTGAAGGTACTCAAGCAGTCGCTCAACGCCGACACCGAGCACTTCATCGCACAGGGCAACATGGCCTATTCGACGCTCAAGTTGTTCGGTGAGTCGGCCGAGGCCATCGAGGGAATCAGCGCGTTCAACGAGAAGCGCAAGCCCGACTTCTCGAAGTTCCGCGGGGCCTGA
- a CDS encoding PaaI family thioesterase — MTTDNFQALPFISAGAEALFRVAPVIGDATHGKSQMQTGPWMSDHRGLPCRGALGVLMDDVTGYPIAARIPAGHWAVTTELHLDFSRNPAVDGSILHAASSVVSSDADGGLATGRVVDESGQVVAIASARLRFVAAEVQTGTAPDDVPPIGPSASSIIELLGAHHRRDNAAAGLELEAAESHCNPLGNVHGGILLCASEIAGHSAVTPEAEFQTTSIAMAFVRPCPGTEPLTFAPRVLYRGRSFAVVQVVARNRDGKTCTTATVTCHRA, encoded by the coding sequence ATGACAACCGACAATTTCCAGGCACTTCCGTTCATCTCGGCGGGTGCCGAAGCACTGTTCCGGGTGGCTCCCGTGATCGGCGACGCCACTCACGGCAAGTCTCAGATGCAGACCGGACCGTGGATGTCCGACCACCGCGGCCTTCCGTGCCGCGGCGCTCTCGGTGTCCTGATGGACGACGTCACGGGATACCCGATCGCCGCCCGCATCCCGGCCGGACATTGGGCCGTCACGACGGAACTTCACCTCGACTTCTCACGAAACCCGGCGGTCGACGGTTCGATCCTCCATGCGGCGAGCAGCGTCGTCTCATCCGACGCGGATGGCGGCCTGGCAACCGGCCGGGTCGTCGACGAGTCCGGGCAGGTCGTGGCCATCGCCAGCGCTCGCCTCCGGTTCGTCGCCGCGGAGGTACAGACCGGAACCGCTCCCGACGACGTGCCACCCATCGGGCCGAGCGCGTCCTCGATCATCGAACTGCTCGGCGCCCACCACCGACGGGACAATGCCGCCGCAGGGCTGGAACTGGAGGCCGCCGAATCGCACTGCAATCCGCTCGGCAACGTCCACGGCGGCATACTCCTGTGCGCCTCCGAGATCGCCGGCCACTCTGCGGTGACACCGGAGGCCGAGTTCCAGACGACCTCGATCGCCATGGCGTTCGTGCGCCCCTGCCCGGGGACCGAGCCGCTCACCTTCGCTCCCCGGGTCCTCTACCGTGGCCGCAGCTTCGCCGTCGTCCAGGTCGTCGCGCGCAATCGAGACGGAAAGACCTGCACCACAGCGACGGTCACGTGCCATCGAGCCTAA
- a CDS encoding thioesterase family protein → MTSPAGIPSYHQVVALPRECGPVLVPSAYEDENGHMNIRHYFDLEAQAIAEVFDRMGITDDYRTTRGQGFFTAEHHIRYYAEVHVGDRMSVHAQIVERSDKVVHAMAFLVDDTTERLASTLEVIATHVDLTSRRVVPFAADVADAVDRELAGTDVDWPAPVCGAMGVRARAAR, encoded by the coding sequence ATGACGTCACCAGCCGGAATCCCCTCATACCACCAGGTGGTTGCACTGCCCCGCGAGTGCGGGCCCGTGCTCGTTCCGTCCGCCTACGAGGACGAGAACGGCCACATGAACATCCGCCACTATTTCGATCTCGAGGCGCAGGCGATCGCGGAAGTGTTCGATCGGATGGGCATCACCGACGACTACCGCACCACTCGTGGCCAGGGGTTCTTCACCGCGGAGCATCACATCCGCTACTACGCGGAAGTCCACGTCGGCGATCGCATGTCGGTGCACGCACAGATCGTCGAACGCTCGGACAAGGTTGTCCACGCGATGGCGTTTCTCGTCGACGACACCACCGAACGCCTCGCCAGCACCCTCGAGGTCATCGCGACTCACGTCGATCTCACCAGCCGCCGAGTGGTCCCGTTCGCCGCCGACGTCGCGGACGCCGTCGACCGGGAACTGGCAGGCACCGACGTCGACTGGCCCGCCCCCGTGTGCGGCGCGATGGGCGTCCGCGCCAGGGCCGCGCGGTGA
- a CDS encoding TetR/AcrR family transcriptional regulator has protein sequence MDRNRKILDTAAELFYEKGFHGTSVDELGSRAGLSGPAIYRHFSGKDEILATLFDEAMDELIGATEPVHEDADLDLQRMIRHHALYAARHRHLVNVSQREDRSLVDPWRKAINRRRKQYVQGWEAAVARSIPAASPAEVSVATQSCLGMIFSIAYWPAKVTRTAGLADHMVRMASEGLDAFRQ, from the coding sequence GTGGACCGGAACAGGAAGATTCTCGACACCGCCGCAGAGCTGTTCTACGAAAAAGGCTTTCACGGAACGAGCGTCGATGAGCTGGGCTCTCGTGCCGGCCTGAGTGGTCCTGCCATCTATCGTCATTTCTCGGGCAAGGACGAGATTCTGGCCACGCTGTTCGACGAGGCGATGGACGAGTTGATCGGCGCCACCGAACCCGTGCACGAGGATGCGGATCTAGATCTCCAGCGGATGATCCGCCACCACGCTCTCTATGCTGCCCGGCACCGCCATCTCGTGAACGTCAGCCAGCGTGAAGACCGGTCGCTGGTCGACCCGTGGCGGAAGGCGATCAACCGCAGGCGCAAGCAGTACGTCCAGGGGTGGGAGGCCGCGGTTGCGCGGTCGATTCCCGCCGCGTCACCGGCGGAGGTTTCGGTGGCAACCCAGTCCTGCCTGGGCATGATCTTCTCGATCGCGTATTGGCCCGCCAAGGTGACCCGCACCGCCGGGCTGGCCGACCACATGGTGCGGATGGCCAGCGAGGGCCTGGACGCGTTCCGGCAATAG
- a CDS encoding SDR family oxidoreductase, producing MTTTPFTSDALAGKRVLITGGGTGLGRGVARHLVDHGAEVHLWGRRPAVLEEAAAEASVSRPGSVHWQTVDVRKADLVSAAMDEIWTLHGPLTGVINNAAANFIAPTESLSPRAFEAVTSTVMNGSFNTTHAAGRRWIEGGTKGVVLSTLTTWVWSGSAFVVPSAMAKAAVHSMTMSLAVEWARYGIRLNALAPGPIPTDYAWEMLNPTEKSAVGATQADQVPMGRMGTMEELANLTIFLLSDACDYLTGQTIAMDGGQMLAGPGTFAGLTSMSNEDWATAREKSKAASEAAKSQRGV from the coding sequence ATGACCACCACTCCCTTCACCTCCGACGCACTCGCGGGCAAGCGCGTCCTCATCACCGGCGGGGGCACCGGACTCGGCCGCGGCGTCGCGCGCCACCTCGTGGACCACGGCGCCGAAGTCCACCTGTGGGGCCGCCGTCCCGCCGTACTCGAGGAAGCCGCGGCGGAGGCGTCCGTGTCCCGGCCCGGTTCGGTCCACTGGCAGACCGTCGACGTGCGCAAAGCAGATCTCGTGTCGGCCGCGATGGACGAGATCTGGACGCTCCACGGTCCGCTCACCGGCGTGATCAACAACGCCGCCGCGAACTTCATCGCTCCCACCGAATCACTCAGCCCGCGTGCCTTCGAAGCCGTCACCTCCACCGTGATGAACGGGTCGTTCAATACCACTCACGCCGCGGGCCGCCGCTGGATCGAAGGCGGGACCAAGGGCGTCGTCCTGTCGACGCTCACCACCTGGGTCTGGAGCGGATCCGCGTTCGTCGTCCCGTCCGCGATGGCGAAAGCCGCCGTGCACTCGATGACGATGTCGCTCGCCGTCGAATGGGCGCGGTACGGGATCCGCCTCAACGCCCTGGCCCCGGGACCCATCCCGACGGACTACGCGTGGGAGATGCTCAACCCGACCGAAAAAAGTGCCGTCGGCGCGACCCAGGCCGACCAGGTGCCGATGGGCCGGATGGGCACGATGGAGGAACTGGCCAACCTCACCATCTTCCTGCTGTCGGATGCCTGCGATTACCTCACCGGCCAGACCATCGCCATGGACGGCGGCCAGATGCTTGCCGGCCCCGGCACTTTCGCCGGCCTGACATCGATGAGCAACGAGGACTGGGCCACCGCCCGGGAAAAGAGCAAGGCCGCCAGCGAAGCCGCCAAGTCGCAGCGCGGAGTCTGA
- a CDS encoding DUF7064 domain-containing protein, with product MTDAFHDALVTGATDDMPERFFDRFMFNLHPDGGTAPSVILGAGVYPPRNVVDGFVVLTTETEQRNLRLSTEHDATDAASVGPLKWETLEDNTTWRIQLGENKTGLELDLVWRARAPYWLGSVDVENTDGNVTSFDHLFQPGRYEGTLTLDGTTTDVGGWYGLRDRSRGVRTMSGGQGLHIWYQAQFPDRTFGFLLVEDRRGGRILLEGAVMHDDGRLDDITDVRHDLAFTAGNDLTGGTIEVVTAGGATYRIGADASAGGGYMAGGGYGGHHGKVRGRDFQEFDVYPLDGSVGPTTLDSALTDRCCSFEWNGQTGYGIFEFALSRSSSYTYRSSIAT from the coding sequence ATGACCGACGCATTCCACGACGCCCTGGTAACCGGGGCCACCGATGACATGCCGGAGAGGTTCTTCGACCGGTTCATGTTCAACCTTCATCCTGACGGCGGCACCGCGCCGTCGGTGATCCTCGGCGCCGGGGTCTATCCACCGCGGAACGTCGTGGACGGTTTCGTCGTCCTCACCACGGAGACCGAGCAGCGTAACCTGCGCTTGTCCACCGAGCACGACGCGACCGACGCCGCCTCCGTCGGGCCGCTGAAGTGGGAGACGCTCGAGGACAACACGACCTGGCGAATCCAGCTGGGTGAGAACAAAACCGGACTCGAACTGGACCTGGTCTGGCGCGCCCGGGCACCGTATTGGCTCGGATCGGTGGACGTGGAGAACACCGACGGCAACGTCACGTCGTTCGACCATCTCTTCCAGCCCGGGCGCTACGAAGGCACCCTCACCCTCGACGGAACCACCACCGACGTCGGCGGGTGGTATGGCCTGCGGGACCGCTCCCGCGGGGTGCGCACCATGTCCGGCGGACAGGGCCTGCACATCTGGTACCAGGCGCAGTTCCCGGACCGCACGTTCGGGTTCCTGCTCGTCGAGGACCGCCGAGGTGGCCGAATTCTGCTGGAAGGCGCCGTCATGCACGACGACGGCCGACTCGACGACATCACCGACGTCCGGCACGACCTGGCGTTCACCGCGGGCAACGACCTCACCGGGGGGACGATCGAGGTCGTGACGGCCGGCGGCGCAACCTACCGCATCGGCGCGGACGCCTCCGCCGGCGGTGGGTACATGGCAGGCGGCGGCTACGGCGGACACCACGGCAAGGTCCGTGGCCGCGACTTCCAGGAGTTCGACGTCTATCCGCTCGACGGATCCGTGGGGCCGACAACCCTCGACTCGGCCCTGACCGACCGGTGCTGCTCGTTCGAGTGGAACGGGCAGACCGGCTACGGGATCTTCGAGTTCGCCCTGTCGCGGTCGTCGTCCTACACGTACCGCTCCAGCATCGCGACATAG
- a CDS encoding DDE-type integrase/transposase/recombinase — translation MTDPIPQKKRRQPAALTADELTAIIAVLESDEYAELSVVQTYWRAFDAGRVGCSERTFYRVATEQNMVGDRRRRKYGGGSTPRHKPIVHCGRVGDLWSWDVTELRGPRTQDRYKLYLVIDLYLVIDVFSRYPVAWRIEYTENTDLAVQMFATAIAEHGAPGVVHADNGSIMRAHTLVDALAGDGVLTSYARPRVSDDNPFSESLFKTIKYDLSCPLVFDSIDHARDWTAEFLHRYATEHRHSGLGRHTPAAIHAGTAALDRQRRQQALDRYWSQHPERFRARPVAPALPGPTGINTNVSQTG, via the coding sequence GTGACCGACCCGATACCGCAGAAGAAGCGACGGCAACCGGCCGCGCTGACCGCCGATGAACTCACCGCCATCATCGCTGTGCTCGAATCCGACGAGTACGCCGAACTGTCTGTGGTGCAGACGTATTGGCGGGCGTTCGACGCGGGAAGGGTCGGTTGCTCGGAGCGGACCTTCTACCGGGTCGCGACCGAACAGAACATGGTCGGCGATCGCCGACGCAGGAAATACGGTGGTGGCTCAACTCCTCGGCACAAGCCGATCGTGCACTGCGGGCGGGTCGGGGACTTGTGGTCCTGGGATGTCACCGAGCTACGCGGCCCCCGCACACAGGACCGCTACAAGCTGTATCTGGTGATCGACCTGTATCTGGTGATCGACGTGTTCTCTCGGTATCCGGTGGCCTGGAGGATCGAGTACACCGAGAACACCGACCTGGCGGTGCAGATGTTCGCGACCGCCATCGCCGAACACGGGGCGCCGGGGGTGGTGCACGCCGACAACGGATCGATCATGCGTGCCCACACCCTCGTCGATGCGCTTGCGGGCGACGGTGTGCTCACCTCGTATGCCCGGCCGCGGGTCAGTGACGACAACCCGTTCTCGGAGTCGCTGTTCAAGACCATCAAATACGACCTGAGCTGCCCGCTCGTGTTCGACAGCATCGACCATGCCCGCGACTGGACCGCCGAGTTTCTCCACCGCTACGCCACCGAACACCGCCACAGCGGACTCGGCCGCCACACCCCGGCGGCCATCCATGCCGGCACCGCTGCCCTCGACCGGCAACGGCGCCAGCAAGCGCTCGACCGCTACTGGTCGCAGCATCCCGAACGGTTCCGGGCCAGACCGGTAGCACCAGCCCTTCCCGGACCGACGGGAATCAACACCAACGTGTCTCAGACAGGTTGA
- a CDS encoding MaoC family dehydratase, translating to MLKLNGIDELVARVGTDLGTTDWYDVTQDRITAFAHDTEDFERIHVDPERGREAGFGGTIAHGMYTLSLGPRFLYEVFEMNGHSLGLNYGFDTVRFLNPVRVGSRIRMSARLQDARPIDGGYRFTIRQTFQIEGHDKPACVADAVVAYFH from the coding sequence ATGCTGAAGCTGAACGGGATCGACGAGTTGGTCGCGCGGGTCGGCACCGACCTCGGCACGACGGACTGGTACGACGTGACCCAGGACCGCATCACCGCGTTCGCGCACGACACCGAGGACTTCGAGCGGATCCACGTCGACCCCGAGCGGGGCCGGGAGGCCGGATTCGGCGGCACGATCGCCCACGGAATGTACACACTCTCGCTCGGGCCGAGGTTTCTCTACGAGGTCTTCGAGATGAACGGGCATTCGCTGGGGCTCAACTACGGGTTCGACACGGTGCGGTTCCTGAACCCGGTCCGCGTCGGTTCGCGGATCCGCATGTCGGCGCGATTGCAGGATGCGCGGCCGATCGACGGCGGATATCGGTTCACGATCCGGCAGACCTTCCAGATCGAGGGTCACGACAAACCCGCCTGCGTCGCGGACGCGGTCGTGGCCTACTTCCACTGA
- a CDS encoding MFS transporter, translating to MSTASTRHLNRWWYVVTGFMTLLFGTTAVNVLFNILGKPMTQEFGWERSVISNGLSIETVLVGISIVILGFLIDRYGPKIPSVPMSLAFGIGLMLMSVLPNNQLAFYLLCVVIGAGAGAVNPVAHSTVVSAWFQDRRGMALGILMAGLGSCGVLMPYLANWMLGIGGWRLAFLVIGALCTVIPAAVYAFVTRMPAEHEAERMAARQQGRMAGESLLTVARKYRQFWLLSIAIFFVSSATFGLMSQIVPMTTDKGISQGTAVSILSVLSLASVSARLLAGYLLDRFYAPAIGSVIFALCAVGVFLMITSSQVGMLFLGAALIGLGLGSEGDLAAYMVSRYFPKHSYGRVLGFIYFLYAQGSAFGIFLLGQVYGATGSYSAGALPIIALVGIAIACLLMMGSYRFTLDHREIGADNVTIEQKEHV from the coding sequence ATGAGCACAGCGTCCACGCGGCATTTGAACCGCTGGTGGTACGTCGTCACAGGCTTTATGACTCTGCTGTTCGGCACGACGGCGGTCAACGTTCTGTTCAACATCCTGGGCAAGCCCATGACCCAGGAGTTCGGCTGGGAACGAAGCGTTATAAGCAACGGTCTGTCCATCGAAACGGTGCTGGTGGGTATCAGCATCGTCATCCTGGGCTTCCTCATCGACCGGTACGGGCCCAAGATCCCCTCGGTTCCGATGTCGCTGGCGTTCGGAATCGGCCTGATGCTGATGTCCGTACTCCCGAACAATCAACTCGCCTTCTACCTGCTCTGTGTGGTGATCGGCGCCGGGGCGGGCGCCGTGAACCCGGTCGCGCACTCGACCGTGGTGAGTGCGTGGTTCCAGGACCGTCGCGGCATGGCGCTGGGCATCCTCATGGCCGGCCTCGGCTCGTGCGGTGTGCTGATGCCGTATCTGGCCAACTGGATGCTCGGCATCGGCGGATGGCGCCTGGCTTTCCTGGTCATCGGCGCCTTGTGCACGGTCATCCCGGCCGCCGTTTACGCCTTCGTCACCCGCATGCCGGCCGAACACGAGGCCGAGCGCATGGCCGCGCGTCAGCAGGGCCGGATGGCCGGGGAATCGCTGCTCACCGTGGCGAGGAAGTACCGGCAGTTCTGGCTGCTCTCCATCGCCATCTTCTTCGTGTCGTCGGCAACGTTCGGGCTGATGTCGCAGATCGTGCCCATGACCACCGACAAGGGCATCAGCCAGGGCACCGCCGTCTCGATCCTGTCCGTCCTCAGCCTGGCGTCGGTTTCCGCCCGCCTGCTGGCCGGCTACCTGCTTGACCGGTTCTACGCCCCCGCCATCGGCTCGGTCATCTTCGCATTGTGCGCGGTCGGCGTCTTCCTGATGATCACGTCGTCGCAGGTCGGCATGTTGTTCCTCGGCGCCGCCCTGATCGGCCTCGGCCTGGGGTCCGAGGGCGATCTCGCCGCCTACATGGTGAGCCGGTACTTCCCCAAGCACTCCTACGGCCGGGTGCTCGGATTCATCTACTTCCTGTACGCGCAGGGGTCGGCGTTCGGCATCTTCCTGCTCGGGCAGGTATACGGCGCCACCGGTTCCTACAGTGCCGGCGCGCTTCCGATCATCGCCCTGGTCGGCATCGCCATCGCGTGCCTGCTGATGATGGGTTCCTACCGCTTCACGCTGGACCACCGCGAAATCGGCGCCGACAATGTGACCATAGAACAGAAGGAGCACGTATGA
- a CDS encoding acyl-CoA dehydrogenase family protein: protein MRFTREQQEFAVAVREFCAAECKTLQQRDALTEGGTLANSPLILEKFAGLGWLAVSLPEEFGGGGAGMVEECIFLEESARGLAPITAYSTGLTAAQTYLRYGTEEQKRTIVGNMAAGKLEAIALSEPGAGSDLGGVRIKAELVDDHYVINGQKTWISAAHVAEHILLLARTDSSGNKHQGLTLFMVPADVPGLEIREIQTMEARTCNDLYFTDVAVPASAVVGTPNQAWRHLMRGLSVERLIIATMALGGAQRSLDDLIAFVTEREQFGQKISSFQAIRHRIADLATDIAFAKSFVYEVAERIDAGEEDNLNREGSMAKLRCTEIAKKTALEAMQMMGGYGYTREYGMEEQVRRSLAPPIYGGTNEIQREIISKSLGL, encoded by the coding sequence ATGCGTTTCACCCGAGAGCAACAGGAGTTCGCGGTCGCCGTCCGCGAGTTCTGCGCCGCCGAATGCAAGACTCTCCAGCAACGGGATGCGCTGACCGAGGGCGGCACACTGGCGAACAGCCCCCTCATCCTCGAGAAGTTCGCCGGCCTCGGCTGGCTCGCCGTCTCGCTGCCGGAGGAGTTCGGCGGGGGCGGCGCCGGAATGGTCGAGGAATGCATCTTCCTGGAGGAATCCGCCCGCGGCCTCGCACCCATCACCGCCTACTCCACCGGTCTCACGGCCGCGCAGACCTATCTTCGCTACGGCACCGAGGAGCAGAAGCGCACCATCGTCGGCAACATGGCCGCCGGCAAGCTCGAGGCGATCGCCCTCAGCGAGCCTGGCGCAGGCTCCGATCTCGGCGGCGTCCGGATCAAGGCGGAACTAGTCGACGACCACTACGTCATCAACGGGCAGAAGACGTGGATCTCCGCGGCCCACGTAGCCGAGCACATCCTGCTCCTGGCCCGGACCGACTCCTCCGGCAACAAGCACCAGGGTCTGACCCTGTTCATGGTGCCTGCCGACGTCCCGGGCCTCGAGATCCGCGAAATCCAGACCATGGAAGCCCGGACCTGCAACGACCTGTACTTCACCGACGTCGCGGTCCCGGCGAGCGCAGTCGTCGGCACACCGAACCAGGCGTGGCGCCACCTCATGCGCGGACTGAGCGTCGAACGTCTCATCATCGCGACGATGGCACTGGGCGGCGCCCAGCGTTCGCTCGACGACCTGATCGCGTTCGTCACCGAGCGTGAACAGTTCGGCCAGAAGATCAGCAGCTTCCAGGCCATCCGGCACCGGATCGCGGACCTCGCCACCGATATCGCCTTCGCGAAGTCCTTCGTGTACGAGGTCGCCGAGCGGATCGACGCGGGCGAGGAGGACAATCTCAACCGCGAGGGCTCGATGGCCAAGCTGAGATGCACCGAGATCGCGAAGAAGACCGCACTCGAGGCGATGCAGATGATGGGCGGCTACGGCTACACCCGCGAGTACGGCATGGAGGAGCAGGTTCGCCGTTCTCTGGCGCCACCGATCTACGGCGGTACCAACGAGATTCAGCGTGAGATCATCAGCAAGAGCCTGGGCCTGTAG
- a CDS encoding acyl-CoA dehydrogenase family protein, translated as MDWTIPDDVQQFVTDLDAFIDREITPLEAKHPQFFDHRREYARTDWERDGFPKQEWRELLLEARRRSDAAGFFRFPLPRALGGNDGSNLAMAVVREHLLTRGSGLHFPHADEASVVANLPLALVLHEYGTAEQRERYLEPLIRGDIEIAFGLTEPGHGSDATYLETTARRDGDDWIINGAKRFNSLVDCSEVDLVFARTSGQAGKADGITAFLVPTDAPGFSVPFNHWTFNMPSDHSEVHLDDVRVPAGAVVGEVGRGLDCAQLFVHENRIRQAASSLGAAQYCIDESVRYAQERVVFGKPLHEHQGIQWQLVELQTDAELIRNTIYKTAAMMDELGKTAVTDKVAMVNLRSNQLACRAADRAIQIHGGVGYTRHKQFEHIYRHHRRYRITEGTDELQLRRIASRMFDFGSPRGTAVGTT; from the coding sequence ATGGACTGGACCATTCCCGACGATGTGCAGCAGTTCGTCACCGACCTCGACGCGTTCATCGATCGCGAGATCACCCCGCTCGAGGCCAAACACCCGCAGTTCTTCGACCACCGCCGCGAGTACGCTCGCACGGACTGGGAACGGGACGGGTTCCCCAAGCAGGAGTGGCGTGAGTTGCTGCTCGAGGCGCGGCGCAGATCCGACGCCGCCGGGTTCTTCCGGTTCCCGTTGCCCCGGGCGCTCGGCGGCAACGACGGGAGCAACCTCGCGATGGCAGTCGTGCGCGAGCACCTCCTCACCCGAGGCTCCGGTCTGCACTTCCCGCACGCCGACGAGGCATCGGTGGTCGCGAACCTCCCCCTCGCGCTCGTGTTGCACGAATACGGCACCGCCGAGCAGCGGGAGCGGTACCTCGAACCGCTGATCCGCGGCGACATCGAGATCGCGTTCGGTCTCACCGAGCCCGGGCACGGCAGCGACGCGACGTACCTGGAGACGACGGCCCGCCGTGACGGCGACGACTGGATCATCAACGGGGCGAAGCGCTTCAACAGTCTCGTCGACTGCTCCGAGGTCGACCTCGTGTTCGCGCGCACGTCGGGACAGGCCGGCAAGGCGGACGGGATCACCGCGTTCCTGGTGCCGACGGACGCGCCCGGGTTCTCCGTGCCGTTCAACCACTGGACGTTCAACATGCCCAGCGACCATTCGGAAGTCCATCTCGACGACGTGCGGGTCCCGGCGGGCGCAGTGGTCGGCGAGGTCGGCCGCGGTCTCGACTGCGCGCAGCTGTTCGTCCACGAGAACCGCATCCGGCAGGCGGCGTCGTCGCTCGGCGCAGCGCAGTACTGCATCGACGAGAGTGTCCGGTACGCGCAGGAGCGGGTCGTCTTCGGCAAGCCGCTGCACGAACACCAGGGCATCCAGTGGCAGCTGGTGGAGCTGCAGACCGACGCCGAGCTGATCCGCAACACCATCTACAAGACCGCGGCCATGATGGACGAACTCGGGAAGACGGCCGTCACCGACAAGGTCGCGATGGTGAACCTGCGCAGCAACCAGCTCGCGTGCCGCGCGGCCGACCGCGCCATCCAGATCCACGGCGGCGTCGGTTACACCCGCCACAAGCAGTTCGAGCACATCTACCGCCACCACCGGCGGTACCGCATCACCGAGGGCACCGACGAGCTCCAGCTGCGTCGCATCGCGAGCAGGATGTTCGATTTCGGGTCACCGAGAGGAACGGCTGTGGGAACCACGTAG